The Myotis daubentonii chromosome 9, mMyoDau2.1, whole genome shotgun sequence genome has a segment encoding these proteins:
- the LOC132241888 gene encoding olfactory receptor 56A4-like, whose translation MVSSLNSTGTQVTEFLMMCLPGMQDTQHWLSVALAPLLVLALGANFVLLLAIWQEASLHEPMYYLLAILSLLDVILCLTVIPKVLLIFWFNMKPISFAGCFLQMFIMNTFLPMESSTFLVMAYDRYVAICHPLRYPSLITEQFIINAAVFIVLRNFLATLPTPVLAARLNYCASNVVENCICANISVAKLSCGDIYLNKLYQFVSVWCLLGSDLVLILLSYCFILRAVMRLQSGGAATKALSTCGSHLILILFFYTLLLVFIFTNKAGKKVPSEVPILLNVLHHLIPPALNPIVYGVRTQEIKQGIIKLLKYHY comes from the exons ATGGTATCATCTCTCAACAGCACAGGAACCCAGGTGACTGAATTCCTGATGATGTGCCTGCCGGGAATGCAGGACACACAGCATTGGCTGTCTGTAGCCCTGGCTCCCCTCCTGGTTTTGGCACTAGGTGCCAATTTTGTGTTATTACTTGCCATCTGGCAGGAGGCATCTCTACATGAGCCCATGTACTACCTGCTTGCCATCCTCTCCCTGCTGGATGTCATCCTCTGTCTCACAGTCATCCCCAAG GTCCTGCTCATCTTCTGGTTCAACATGAAGCCCATCAGCTttgctggctgcttcctgcagatGTTCATCATGAATACATTCCTTCCCATGGAGTCCTCCACCTTTCTAGTCATGGCCTATGACCGCTATGTAGCTATCTGCCACCCACTTCGCTACCCATCCCTCATCACTGAACAGTTTATCATTAATGCAGCCGTTTTCATTGTCTTGAGAAATTTTCTGGCCACACTGCCCACACCTGTTCTGGCTGCCAGGCTCAACTACTGTGCCAGCAATGTGGTGGAGAACTGCATCTGTGCCAACATCTCTGTGGCAAAGCTTTCCTGTGGGGATATTTACCTGAATAAACTCTACCAGTTTGTGAGTGTTTGGTGCCTACTGGGTTCTGATCTGGTACTCATCTTACTATCCTACTGCTTCATCCTGAGAGCTGTGATGCGTCTGCAGTCAGGAGGTGCAGCCACCAAGGCCTTGAGTACTTGTGGTTCCCACCTCATTCTTATACTATTCTTCTATACATTGCTGCTGGTATTCATCTTCACAAACAAGGCAGGAAAGAAGGTGCCCTCAGAGGTACCCATTCTTCTCAATGTCTTGCATCACCTTATTCCACCAGCCCTGAACCCCATTGTTTATGGAGTGCGAACACAGGAGATCAAGCAAGGAATTATCAAGCTACTGAAGTACCACTATTGA